A single genomic interval of Centropristis striata isolate RG_2023a ecotype Rhode Island chromosome 8, C.striata_1.0, whole genome shotgun sequence harbors:
- the etv1 gene encoding ETS translocation variant 1 isoform X4: MLQDLSASVLFPACLQHRSFAQVPDNDEQFVPDFQTENLAFHGLQLKIKRELHSPCSELSSNCSQERPFKLQYGEKCPYNVSAYEQKQPAGMKPSSPVTPPCSTPVSPLHHASPTAAPTPKPDRTYAHIPASQPLPDNAYSMDHRFRRQLSEPCHSFPSPPTMARDGRPIYHRQMSEPNIPFPPQGFKQEYPDPLFEHPAMMGAPIPHTYPPAMMIKQEPRDFTYDSAEVPSCHSVYLRQDGYLAHANRTEGCMFDKVARHFYDDTCVVPEKVEGDIKQESGLYREGPSYQRRGSLQLWQFLVALLDDPSNSHFIAWTGRGMEFKLIEPEEVARRWGIQKNRPAMNYDKLSRSLRYYYEKGIMQKVAGERYVYKFVCDPEALFSMAFPDNQRPVLKTDMERQINEEDTVPLSHFDENMAYVQEGPYCPPHPYSEGYVY, from the exons TGGCTTTCCACGGACTGCAGCTGAAGATCAAGAGGGAGCTGCACAGCCCGTGTTCAGAGCTGAGCTCCAACTGTAGTCAGGAACGGCCCTTCAAACTCCAGTATGGAGAGAAGTGCCCGTACAACGTCAG TGCCTATGAGCAGAAGCAGCCTGCAGGAATGAAGCCCTCCAGCCCAGTGACGCCCCCCTGTAGCACCCCCGTGTCCCCCCTCCATCATGCCTCACCCACGGCGGCCCCGACGCCCAAACCAGACAGGACCTACGCCCACATACCGGCCTCACAGCCGCTCCCTGACAACGCCTACTCTATGGACCACAG ATTTCGACGTCAGCTCTCAGAGCCGTGCCACTCGTTCCCCTCCCCGCCGACGATGGCTCGGGACGGACGGCCCATCTACCACAGGCAGATGTCAGAGCCCAACATCCCCTTCCCTCCTCAGGGCTTCAAGCAGGAGTATCCCGACCCCCTGTTCGAGCACCCGGCCATGATGGGGGCGCCGATACCCCACACGTACCCCCCAGCCATGATGATCAAACAGGAGCCGCGGGACTTCACCTACGACTCAG CAGAAGTGCCTAGCTGCCATTCTGTCTACTTACGGCAAGACGGCTATCTGGCTCACGCTAACAGGACCGAAG GTTGTATGTTTGACAAAGTGGCGAGGCATTTCTACGATGATACCTGCGTGGTGCCTGAGAAGGTTGAAG GTGACATCAAGCAGGAGTCAGGCCTGTACCGCGAGGGCCCGTCGTACCAGCGCAGAGGCTCACTGCAGCTCTGGCAGTTCCTGGTGGCGCTGCTGGACGACCCGTCCAACTCCCACTTCATCGCCTGGACCGGCCGTGGCATGGAGTTCAAACTCATCGAGCCAGAGGAG GTGGCACGTCGGTGGGGGATACAGAAGAATCGACCGGCGATGAATTACGACAAGCTCAGCCGATCGTTGCGCTACTACTACGAGAAGGGAATCATGCAAAAG GTGGCCGGTGAAAGATACGTCTACAAGTTTGTGTGCGACCCCGAGGCCTTGTTCTCCATGGCGTTCCCTGACAATCAGCGGCCGGTGCTGAAGACGGACATGGAGCGGCAGATCAACGAGGAGGACACGGTGCCGCTGTCGCACTTTGACGAAAACATGGCCTACGTACAGGAGGGGCCCTACTGCCCGCCACACCCCTACAGCGAGGGCTATGTTTATTAA
- the etv1 gene encoding ETS translocation variant 1 isoform X5, which produces MTSSSFQTSRLKTVMAFHGLQLKIKRELHSPCSELSSNCSQERPFKLQYGEKCPYNVSAYEQKQPAGMKPSSPVTPPCSTPVSPLHHASPTAAPTPKPDRTYAHIPASQPLPDNAYSMDHRFRRQLSEPCHSFPSPPTMARDGRPIYHRQMSEPNIPFPPQGFKQEYPDPLFEHPAMMGAPIPHTYPPAMMIKQEPRDFTYDSAEVPSCHSVYLRQDGYLAHANRTEGCMFDKVARHFYDDTCVVPEKVEGDIKQESGLYREGPSYQRRGSLQLWQFLVALLDDPSNSHFIAWTGRGMEFKLIEPEEVARRWGIQKNRPAMNYDKLSRSLRYYYEKGIMQKVAGERYVYKFVCDPEALFSMAFPDNQRPVLKTDMERQINEEDTVPLSHFDENMAYVQEGPYCPPHPYSEGYVY; this is translated from the exons TGGCTTTCCACGGACTGCAGCTGAAGATCAAGAGGGAGCTGCACAGCCCGTGTTCAGAGCTGAGCTCCAACTGTAGTCAGGAACGGCCCTTCAAACTCCAGTATGGAGAGAAGTGCCCGTACAACGTCAG TGCCTATGAGCAGAAGCAGCCTGCAGGAATGAAGCCCTCCAGCCCAGTGACGCCCCCCTGTAGCACCCCCGTGTCCCCCCTCCATCATGCCTCACCCACGGCGGCCCCGACGCCCAAACCAGACAGGACCTACGCCCACATACCGGCCTCACAGCCGCTCCCTGACAACGCCTACTCTATGGACCACAG ATTTCGACGTCAGCTCTCAGAGCCGTGCCACTCGTTCCCCTCCCCGCCGACGATGGCTCGGGACGGACGGCCCATCTACCACAGGCAGATGTCAGAGCCCAACATCCCCTTCCCTCCTCAGGGCTTCAAGCAGGAGTATCCCGACCCCCTGTTCGAGCACCCGGCCATGATGGGGGCGCCGATACCCCACACGTACCCCCCAGCCATGATGATCAAACAGGAGCCGCGGGACTTCACCTACGACTCAG CAGAAGTGCCTAGCTGCCATTCTGTCTACTTACGGCAAGACGGCTATCTGGCTCACGCTAACAGGACCGAAG GTTGTATGTTTGACAAAGTGGCGAGGCATTTCTACGATGATACCTGCGTGGTGCCTGAGAAGGTTGAAG GTGACATCAAGCAGGAGTCAGGCCTGTACCGCGAGGGCCCGTCGTACCAGCGCAGAGGCTCACTGCAGCTCTGGCAGTTCCTGGTGGCGCTGCTGGACGACCCGTCCAACTCCCACTTCATCGCCTGGACCGGCCGTGGCATGGAGTTCAAACTCATCGAGCCAGAGGAG GTGGCACGTCGGTGGGGGATACAGAAGAATCGACCGGCGATGAATTACGACAAGCTCAGCCGATCGTTGCGCTACTACTACGAGAAGGGAATCATGCAAAAG GTGGCCGGTGAAAGATACGTCTACAAGTTTGTGTGCGACCCCGAGGCCTTGTTCTCCATGGCGTTCCCTGACAATCAGCGGCCGGTGCTGAAGACGGACATGGAGCGGCAGATCAACGAGGAGGACACGGTGCCGCTGTCGCACTTTGACGAAAACATGGCCTACGTACAGGAGGGGCCCTACTGCCCGCCACACCCCTACAGCGAGGGCTATGTTTATTAA